In the genome of Colwellia sp. PAMC 21821, the window TACCTCGATTTACGAACGTATGCGTGCTGAACGTACCGCTGTGGCGAAAGAACATCGTTCACAAGGTCAAGAGCAAGCTGAAATCATTCGTGCAACTATTGATGCTAAAGTTACCGTAATGTTAGCGACAGCGCAGAAGAACGCACAAGAAGTTCGTGGTGAAGGCGATGCCTTAGCAGCGAAAGTTTATGCTGACTCTTATAGCCAAGACGCTGAATTTTATAACTTCTTTCGTAGCTTAGAAGCTTATGAGAAAAGTTTTAGCTCGAAGAGTGATATCTTAGTGGTTAAACCTGATAGTAACTTCTTTAATTACCTAAAAGATGGTAAAAAAGCGAAGTAACACTAAAGCTTAACTTCTAATTTAAAAGCCATGACATTGTCATGGCTTTTGTGTTTTTATAAGCGAGTAATACCAATTGAAATAAATAATCGATCATTTTAAGGCGGTTTAAATCGTCAATAACTGCGTTGTTTTCAATCCCAATAGCCCGCTATTACTCAATCAAACGCCTTATTCTTGAACAATTTATCCTCGCTTAAAATTGGTCAATAACTTATTACATTTGGTATAAAACCCGCCCGTTAAGGAAAATTACATGTTATATACGCTGATAATGGCAGTCGCTATTGCGTTAATTATTGAAGGGCTGATCCCGGCACTTTTCCCCAATAAATGGCGCGCTTATGTTTTAAAATTAGCCAATGAACCTGTGAGTACTATCCGGCAAATTGGTGTTTTTTTAATCGTGATTGGAGCAATTCTATTTTGGGCAGTAAATTAATTCTGTTGCTAACTCTGCACTATTACTAGCTTTTTTTTTATCGCATTAAAAATCAACAATTATTGCTTGGACTCAATATTGATATTTGATAGAATCCCCGCCTAATTTTCTTACCAATATGTGAACATGGGTAAAAACGTCGTAGTTCTAGGCACCCAATGGGGTGACGAAGGTAAAGGTAAAGTCGTCGACTTACTTACTGATAAAGCAAAATATGTAGTGCGCTATCAAGGTGGCCACAATGCGGGTCATACACTAGTCATTAACGGTGAAAAAACCGTTTTACACCTTATTCCATCTGGCGTATTACGTGATAACGTAAAATGTTTAATTGGTAACGGTGTTGTTCTTTGTCCAAAAGCACTTATGACAGAAATGGCAATGTTAGAAGAACGTGGCGTACCAGTACGTGAGCGTCTTTTAATTAGCGATGCATGTCCGTTAATTCTTCCTTACCATAATGCATTAGATGCAGCTCGTGAAAAAGCGCGTGGTAGCAAAGCTATTGGTACTACCGGTCGAGGTATTGGTCCAGCTTATGAAGACAAAGCTGCTCGCCGTGGTTTACGTGTTGGTGATTTATTTTGCGCAGAGTCATTTGCGGTGAAATTAAAAGAAATTATGGAATACCATAACTTCGTATTAACCGAATACTACAAAGCTGAGCCAGTAAGCTACGAAGAAGTACTTAGTGATGCTATGGCCGTTGCCGAAGTCATTAAAGGCATGGTGGCTGATATCTCAGAAATGCTAGATCAAGCGCGTAAAGCGGGCGAATCTATCATGTTTGAAGGTGCTCAAGGTACATTGCTTGATATCGATCACGGTACTTACCCATATGTAACGTCGTCAAATACAACTGTTGGTGGCGTTGCGACCGGTAGTGGTTTTGGTCCTCTTTACTTAGATTATGTACTTGGTATCACTAAAGCATACACGACACGTGTTGGTTCGGGTCCATTCCCTACTGAATTAGATGACGAAGTGGGTCATCACTTAGGTACTGTAGGCCATGAATTTGGTGCTACAACTGGCCGTGAACGTCGTTGTGGTTGGTTTGACGCCGTTGCCATGCATCGTGCCGTACAAGTAAATAGCATAAGTGGTTTTTGTTTAACTAAGCTAGACGTTTTAGATGGCTTGAAAACATTAAAAATATGTACAGGCTACAAAACAGCTGAAGGCGACATTATTACTGTGCCACCAACAGCCGCTGAAGGTTATGAAAAAATTACCCCAGTGTATGAAAAAATGCCAGGTTGGAGCGAAACAACTGTGGGCGCAACTTCTATTGATGCATTACCAGCCAATG includes:
- a CDS encoding DUF2065 domain-containing protein is translated as MLYTLIMAVAIALIIEGLIPALFPNKWRAYVLKLANEPVSTIRQIGVFLIVIGAILFWAVN
- a CDS encoding adenylosuccinate synthase; the protein is MGKNVVVLGTQWGDEGKGKVVDLLTDKAKYVVRYQGGHNAGHTLVINGEKTVLHLIPSGVLRDNVKCLIGNGVVLCPKALMTEMAMLEERGVPVRERLLISDACPLILPYHNALDAAREKARGSKAIGTTGRGIGPAYEDKAARRGLRVGDLFCAESFAVKLKEIMEYHNFVLTEYYKAEPVSYEEVLSDAMAVAEVIKGMVADISEMLDQARKAGESIMFEGAQGTLLDIDHGTYPYVTSSNTTVGGVATGSGFGPLYLDYVLGITKAYTTRVGSGPFPTELDDEVGHHLGTVGHEFGATTGRERRCGWFDAVAMHRAVQVNSISGFCLTKLDVLDGLKTLKICTGYKTAEGDIITVPPTAAEGYEKITPVYEKMPGWSETTVGATSIDALPANAIAYIKRIEEITGVPVDIISTGPDRVETMILVNPFDE